The genomic window GCGGGCGGGGGGCGACGGCGCTGGCCGTCGGGCTCGTCAGGACCGCCAGACCGCGGCAGTGGATCAAGAACGTGCTGGTCGTGGCCGCCCCCGCGGCCGCGGGGGAGCTGGCCTCCCGGCACACGGTCGGTCAGCTGGCCGTCGTCTTCATCCTGTTCACCGCCGCCGCGTCGGCGGTGTACCTGATCAACGACGCGCTCGACGCCGAGGCCGACCGGGCGCACCCGGTGAAGTGCCGGCGCCCGGTGGCCGCCGGGGAGGTGCCCGTACCCGTCGCGTACGCCGTCGGGGCCCTGCTCGCCGCCGCGACGAGCACCGCGGCGGCGGTGCTGTGCAATCCGCTGACCGCCGCGCTGCTGACCGCGTACGTCGTGATGCAGCTCGCCTACTGCGTCCGGCTCAAGCACGTCCTGGTTGTCGATCTTGCGGTCGTCACGACCGGGTTCCTGATGCGGGCCATGATCGGCGGGGTGGCGCTGTCCATCCCGCTCTCCCGCTGGTTCCTGATCACCACCGGTTTCGGCGCGCTCTTCATGGTCGCGGCCAAGCGCTACTCGGAGGCCGTCGAGATGGCCGACGCGGACGGTGCGACCCGGGCGCTGCTCACCTCGTACAGCACCGGATACCTGCGCTTCGTCTGGCAGCTGGCGGCCGGGGTCGCCGTGCTCGGCTACTGCCTGTGGGCGCTGGAGAGCGGCGGCACCGCCAACGGCTCACTGCTGCCCTGGCGTCAGCTCTCGGTGATCGCGTTCATCCTCGCCGTGCTGCGGTACGCGGTCTTCGCGGACCGGGGCACGGCCGGCGCCCCGGAGGAGGTCGTGCTGCGCGACCGGCCGCTCGCCGTCATCGGACTCGTCTGGCTCGCCATGTACGGCATGGCCGTCGTGGACCTGTGACCATAGGAGGCCACGACGGCCCAGGCACAGCCCCGGCCGGCCATCGGGCCGTACGCAGGCCGGGCCATCGGGCTGCACACCGGGCCAGGCACCGGACCCGGACACCGTGAGGACAGGCGTACGACATGGACTGGCTGACCCGACTCCCCGTCATCGGCCCGCTCGTTCAGCGGCTGATGAAGACCCACGCCTGGCGTTCCTACGACACGCTCGAACGGGCGCGCTGGACCCGGCTCGCGGCCGCCATCACCTTCATCAGCTTCCTCTCGTTCTTCCCGCTCATCACCGTCGGCGCCGCCATCGGCGCCGCGCTGCTCAGCCAGGAGCAGCTGCGGAAACTGGAGGACAAGCTCGCCGAGCAGGTGCCGGGCATCTCCGACCAGCTCAACATCGCGGGGCTGGTGGACAACGCAGGCACGGTCGGGATCATTGCCGGTGCGTTGCTGCTGCTCACCGGCATCAGCTGGATCGGCTCGATGCGCGAGTGCCTGCGCGTGGTCTGGGGGCTCGACGACCAGGAGGAGGGCAACCCGATCGTGCGCAAGGGCAAGGACGCGATCGTGCTGGTGGGCCTCGGTGCGGTCGCGCTGGCGTCGTTCGCCGCCTCGTCCCTCGGCTCCACCGCGGTCGGCTGGTCGGCGGACCGCCTCGGCATCGACCGGGACGGTGCGGGCGGCGTCCTGCTCCAGGCCGCCGCCATCGCCGTCGCCGTGCTCGCCGACTTCCTGATGCTGCTGTACGTCCTGACGCTGCTGCCCGGGGTGAAGCCGCCGCGCGGCAGGCTGATCGTGGCCGCGCTGCTCGGCGCGGTCGGCTTCGAGCTGCTGAAGCTGCTGCTCAGCGGCTATATCTCGGGCGTCGCGGCGAAGTCGATGTACGGGGCGTTCGGCGTGCCGATCGCGCTGCTGCTGTGGATCAACTTCACCGCCAAACTGCTGCTCTACTGCGCCGCCTGGACGGCGACGGAGCCGGCCGCCGAGGCGGAGACGACAGGCCCTAGCGGAGGGGCAGCCGACGGACCAGATCGGGCAGCGGCCAGCGCCGGTTGACCAGGAACACGGCACCGGCGAGCAGCACGAGCACCCCGCCCGTGATGGAGAGCGCGACACCGACACCGCTCGAACCGCTGTGGGAGGCCGTCGAGGCGTTCGCCGGGCCGGGCCGCTCCTTGCCGGCCGCGCCGTCACCGCTTCCCTTCGCCGCGCCGTCCTGCTGCTCGGAACCGCCCGAGGGGTCGGTCCGCGCGGACTTCGGCGGCACCAGCTCGCCGACCGGTTCGACCTTCCCGGCCGCCTGGAAGCCCCAGTCGAGGAGGCTGGCGGTCTCCTTGTAGACGGCCTGGCCCTCGTCCGACGACGGGTTCATGACGGTGACGAGCAGCACCCTGCCGTTCCGCTCGGCGACACCGGTGAAGGTCGCTCCCGCGTGCGTGGTGTTGCCGTTCTTGACGCCGGCGATGCCTGCGTACGGCTCGACGCCGAGGTCGCCGGTGAGCAGCCGGTTGGTGTTCTGGATCTCGAACGTCTCGCGCTTCTTGCCCGGCTTCTGCTCGCCGGGGAACTTGGCCCGGACGGTCGAGCAGTACTCCCGGAAGTCCTTCTTCTGCAGTCCGCTGCGGGCGATGAGCGTCAGGTCGTACGCGCTCGACACCTGGCCCGGCTCGTCGTAGCCGTCCGGCGTGACCACTTGGGTGTCGAGCGCCTGGAGCTCGTCGGCGTGGTCCTGCATGTCCTGGACCGTCTGCGAGACGCCGCCGTTCATCGCGGACAGGACGTGGACGGCGTCGTTCCCGGAACGGAGGAAGACGCCCAGCCAGAGGTCGTGGACGGAGTAGGTCTGGTTCTCCTTGACCCCGACGAGGCTGCTGCCCTCGCCGACGCCTTCGAGGTCCGTTCTCCTGACCGTGTACTCCTCGTCCTTGGACAGCCTGGGCAGGACCGTGTCCGCGAAGAGCATCTTCATGGTGGAGGCGGGGGGCAGCTGCCAGTGCGCGTTGTGGGAGGCGAGGACGTCACCGCTCTCCGCGTCCGCGACGATCCAGGAACGGCCCGTCAGATTCTTGGGGAGGACGGGCGCGCCGGCCGCGAGTGAGACCTGGGTGCCGGGTTTGCCGAGCAGAGGGCCGCCCACCGTGGACATGGACGACGGCGGATTCGGCACGCTGTTGTCCTGTTTGTTGCGATTGTCTGTCTTGTCGGCCTTGCTGAAGTCGGTGACCGCCGTCGCGGGCGCGGCGGTGAGTGCGGGCAGCAACGCGGCGGCAATGACCGTCAATACGGTCTTCTTAAGAGCAGACACGATCGAGAAAGTACATGGATTTGACGGCGATATGGTCATCGGCACGGTGACCCGCCGTGAACGCCGCCGATACAGCCCATCGCGGGCTCCCCCGTCCGGTGCTCCCGCCCGGGGACCCCGCCGCACCGGGGTGCCGGATGCCGGTGATACTGAAGACATGAAGCTCAGCCGCCCGGTCTCCTGGTTCCTGCTCGTGTTCGGGGTGTGGAGCTGGGTCATCTGGGTCACTTTCGTCAAAAACCTGTGGCAGGACGCCAGCGGGCTCGCCTTCGACGACGCGGGTGATCCCACTGCGTACTTCTGGGTCCATCTGCTGCTGGCCATCACGTCCTTTCTCCTGGGGACGGCGGTCGGGGTCATCGGGTTGCGTGGCGTGCGCGCATTGCGCCGCGAACGGGATTAGGGAACGCTGCCGTGCTGCTGGTCGTCCTGCTTGTGGTCGCTGTCGTCCTCGCCCTGCTGACGGGCGTGCACTGGTACGTGTGGCGGCGCCTCGTCCGTGACACGACGAGGCGCGGCAGTGCCGCGCGCCGCGCGGGCACCGTGGCGGTGGTCCTGCTGCCGCTCCTGTCGGTGGGGGCGCTGACCTCGGGGCGCGCGGGCGCCCCCTTCTGGCTCGAACGGATCCTGGCGTGGCCGGGGTACATGTGGCTCGCGACGCTGCTGTATCTGACGCTGGCGCTGGTGGTGACGGAGGCCGTACGGCCGCTGCTGCGGCGGGCGCTGGAGCGGCGGGCTGATGCACCGTCGGCCGCCGCTGCCGCCGCGGACGACTCCGCCGCCGGGGCGGGCGCCCCCGCCGTCGCGACCGCCGCCCTCGCGACCGTCGGCGCCGATGGCGGCACGGACGCCGACCGGCCCGCAGGCGCCGTGGCGACGGCCGTCGCCGCCGACGAGGGCCCGTCGGACACCGCGGACCGGCAGAGGTCCTCGGCGCCTGCGGCCCCGGAGGCGCTGAACGCCTCGGGCCGCCCGGCCGGTTCCGGGGCCACCACCGCCCCGGACGCCCCCGCGCAGCCGGAGCTGTCGCGGCGGCTCTTCGTCGCCCGCGTCACCGCGGGGGCCGCCGCCGCGGTCGCCGCCGGGACCGTCGGGTACGGGACCTACGGCGTGCTGCGCGGGCCCCGTGTGAAGCGGGTCACCGTCCCGCTCGCGAAGCTCGCCCGCGGCGTGCACGGTTACCGCATCGCCGTTGTCAGCGACATCCACCTCGGGCCGATCCTCGGCCGCGCCCACACCCAGCGGATCGTCGACACGATCAACGCCGCCCAGCCCGACCTCGTCGCCGTCGTAGGCGACCTCGTCGACGGCAGCGTCGCCGACCTCGGGCGCGCGGCCGAGCCGCTGGCCCGGCTGAAGGCGCGCGACGGGTCGTACTTCGTCACCGGCAACCACGAGTACTTCTCCGGTGCCGACGCCTGGGTCGACCATGTGCGCGAGCTCGGCCTCACCCCGCTCCGCAACGACCGCGTCGAGATCGCCGGCTTCGACCTCGCGGGCGTCGACGACGTCGCGGGCGAGAGCGAGGGCCAGGGCCCGGACTTCGCACGGGCGCTGGGCGACCGCGACCGCGGTCGCGCGGCGGTGCTCCTCGCGCACCAGCCGATCGTGATCCACGACGCCGTGCGCCACGGCGTGGACCTCCAGCTGTCCGGGCACACCCATGGCGGCCAGCTCTGGCCCGGCAACTACATCGCCGAGCTCGCCAACCCGACGGTCGCGGGCCTGGAGCGCTACGGCGACACCCAGCTCTACGTCTCCCGCGGCGCGGGCGCGTGGGGACCCCCGGTCCGGGTCGGCGCCCCGTCCGACATCACCATCGTCGAGCTCGCCTCCCGGGAGGCGTGAGGGCCGTCCGCGGACCGGCGGGCGTACGCTCCCGGGCCGTGAGCGGGCTCACCGGCTCCGCCTTCACCGACCGCCGGCCGCCGCGGGTTCGGTGGCAGGCCCCGCGGCTTCGGCGGCACGCCCCGCGGGTTCTGCGGCCGACGCCCGGCCGCCCGCCGGTTCGCCCCCGCGCCGGGGCGGCAAGGTGACCGTGACCGTGAGGCCCCGGCCCGGCGTGCCGGTCGCCGTCACCGTGCCGGCGTGGGACTCGACCACCGCCTGGACGATCGACATGCCGAGGCCCGTGCCGGCGCCCGCGCCGTCGGCGCGGAAGAAGCGGTCGAAGATGCGGTCGGCATCCTCCGGGCGCATGCCGGGGCCGTCGTCGGCGACCGTCAGACGGACTTCGCCGCCCGCGGAGCGGGACAGCCCGACGCGGACCGGAGCCGACTCCTCCGTGTGGCAGCGGACGTTGGCCAGCAGATTGCCGACGACCTGGCGCAGGCCCTGTTCGTCGCCCTGCACCACCATCGCCCCGGCCGCCCGGACGGTGAGCGGGCGGCGCGGCTGCTGGGCGGCGAGGTCGTCGGCCGCGTCCCGTACCAGCCGGCTCAGATCGACGGGCCGCAGCCGCAGCCGGGGGCGCTGGTCGAGGCGGGCGAGGGTGAGGAGTTCGTCGACGAGGCGGCTCATCCGGTCGGCCTCGGCGGTCATCCGGGACAGCGCCCGGTCGCGTTCCGCGGGCTCGCCCAGCATTCCCTTGTCGTACAGCTGCAGATAGCCGCGGATCGCCGAGAGCGGGGT from Streptomyces formicae includes these protein-coding regions:
- a CDS encoding decaprenyl-phosphate phosphoribosyltransferase → MAERSTALLEQPEGRAGEAPARIPRGRGATALAVGLVRTARPRQWIKNVLVVAAPAAAGELASRHTVGQLAVVFILFTAAASAVYLINDALDAEADRAHPVKCRRPVAAGEVPVPVAYAVGALLAAATSTAAAVLCNPLTAALLTAYVVMQLAYCVRLKHVLVVDLAVVTTGFLMRAMIGGVALSIPLSRWFLITTGFGALFMVAAKRYSEAVEMADADGATRALLTSYSTGYLRFVWQLAAGVAVLGYCLWALESGGTANGSLLPWRQLSVIAFILAVLRYAVFADRGTAGAPEEVVLRDRPLAVIGLVWLAMYGMAVVDL
- a CDS encoding YihY/virulence factor BrkB family protein, with product MDWLTRLPVIGPLVQRLMKTHAWRSYDTLERARWTRLAAAITFISFLSFFPLITVGAAIGAALLSQEQLRKLEDKLAEQVPGISDQLNIAGLVDNAGTVGIIAGALLLLTGISWIGSMRECLRVVWGLDDQEEGNPIVRKGKDAIVLVGLGAVALASFAASSLGSTAVGWSADRLGIDRDGAGGVLLQAAAIAVAVLADFLMLLYVLTLLPGVKPPRGRLIVAALLGAVGFELLKLLLSGYISGVAAKSMYGAFGVPIALLLWINFTAKLLLYCAAWTATEPAAEAETTGPSGGAADGPDRAAASAG
- a CDS encoding D-alanyl-D-alanine carboxypeptidase, whose translation is MSALKKTVLTVIAAALLPALTAAPATAVTDFSKADKTDNRNKQDNSVPNPPSSMSTVGGPLLGKPGTQVSLAAGAPVLPKNLTGRSWIVADAESGDVLASHNAHWQLPPASTMKMLFADTVLPRLSKDEEYTVRRTDLEGVGEGSSLVGVKENQTYSVHDLWLGVFLRSGNDAVHVLSAMNGGVSQTVQDMQDHADELQALDTQVVTPDGYDEPGQVSSAYDLTLIARSGLQKKDFREYCSTVRAKFPGEQKPGKKRETFEIQNTNRLLTGDLGVEPYAGIAGVKNGNTTHAGATFTGVAERNGRVLLVTVMNPSSDEGQAVYKETASLLDWGFQAAGKVEPVGELVPPKSARTDPSGGSEQQDGAAKGSGDGAAGKERPGPANASTASHSGSSGVGVALSITGGVLVLLAGAVFLVNRRWPLPDLVRRLPLR
- a CDS encoding SCO4848 family membrane protein — protein: MKLSRPVSWFLLVFGVWSWVIWVTFVKNLWQDASGLAFDDAGDPTAYFWVHLLLAITSFLLGTAVGVIGLRGVRALRRERD
- a CDS encoding metallophosphoesterase, encoding MLLVVLLVVAVVLALLTGVHWYVWRRLVRDTTRRGSAARRAGTVAVVLLPLLSVGALTSGRAGAPFWLERILAWPGYMWLATLLYLTLALVVTEAVRPLLRRALERRADAPSAAAAAADDSAAGAGAPAVATAALATVGADGGTDADRPAGAVATAVAADEGPSDTADRQRSSAPAAPEALNASGRPAGSGATTAPDAPAQPELSRRLFVARVTAGAAAAVAAGTVGYGTYGVLRGPRVKRVTVPLAKLARGVHGYRIAVVSDIHLGPILGRAHTQRIVDTINAAQPDLVAVVGDLVDGSVADLGRAAEPLARLKARDGSYFVTGNHEYFSGADAWVDHVRELGLTPLRNDRVEIAGFDLAGVDDVAGESEGQGPDFARALGDRDRGRAAVLLAHQPIVIHDAVRHGVDLQLSGHTHGGQLWPGNYIAELANPTVAGLERYGDTQLYVSRGAGAWGPPVRVGAPSDITIVELASREA